In Candidatus Defluviilinea proxima, a single genomic region encodes these proteins:
- a CDS encoding phosphoglucomutase/phosphomannomutase family protein — translation MPIHFGTDGWRAVISDTFTFDNLRMVAQAIADAVASEHWGKSGNGDQTSGHQKIVIGFDTRFLSDRYAGEVARVLAANGFTVMLAQADAPTPAISYAVKQQNAAAGVMITASHNAPRYNGVKLKGAFGGSALPEQCRRVEIYINDNEEQARGPNLMDFRKAREAGLIQKFNPLPAYFDHLRTLINTDIIADNPQRFVVDAMYGSGRGVIKSFLQGTGCEIAEIRGEMNPGFGSVHPEPIAKNLGALASAVSSGMGNFGVVTDGDADRIGAMDERGTFVDPHKIMALSLKYLVEKRGMTGAVVRTVSTTRMIDRLAKRYGLPLYETPVGFNHIADYMMSEDVLIGGEESGGISFKGHIPEGDGPIMGLLLVEMIAESGKTLQGMIEELLNDVGPAYYERTDLRLSRPVAKAEMTNILTKQAPAEIGGEKVTEISQRDGVKYIMADDSWLLIRPSGTEPVLRVYAEGRTQEMVKALLGYGEQVAKSTV, via the coding sequence ATGCCCATACATTTTGGAACGGACGGCTGGCGTGCCGTTATCTCAGACACATTCACATTTGACAACCTGCGCATGGTTGCCCAAGCTATTGCAGATGCAGTAGCATCCGAGCATTGGGGAAAATCGGGAAATGGTGATCAAACTTCCGGTCATCAAAAGATTGTCATCGGTTTTGATACCCGATTCCTTTCTGATCGCTACGCCGGCGAGGTGGCTCGCGTCCTTGCAGCAAACGGTTTTACCGTTATGCTTGCTCAAGCCGATGCTCCCACTCCGGCAATCTCATATGCGGTTAAGCAACAAAATGCGGCAGCCGGTGTGATGATCACAGCATCACACAATGCGCCTCGCTACAACGGTGTCAAACTTAAAGGCGCATTCGGCGGCTCTGCCCTACCCGAACAATGTCGCCGTGTTGAAATATATATCAATGACAATGAAGAACAAGCACGCGGCCCCAACTTAATGGATTTCAGAAAAGCACGTGAAGCTGGGTTAATTCAAAAGTTCAATCCACTGCCAGCCTATTTTGACCATCTGCGGACATTGATCAACACAGACATAATCGCCGACAATCCTCAACGTTTCGTTGTTGATGCAATGTACGGCTCAGGGCGCGGCGTGATCAAATCCTTTTTGCAAGGAACTGGCTGTGAAATTGCTGAAATACGAGGAGAGATGAATCCCGGATTTGGCAGTGTGCACCCCGAACCCATCGCTAAAAACCTCGGCGCATTGGCATCTGCTGTCAGTTCAGGCATGGGCAATTTCGGCGTGGTAACGGATGGTGATGCAGACCGCATCGGTGCAATGGATGAACGCGGTACGTTTGTTGACCCACACAAGATCATGGCTTTATCTTTGAAATATCTTGTTGAAAAGCGCGGAATGACCGGCGCTGTGGTACGAACTGTTTCGACAACGCGCATGATAGATCGTCTCGCAAAACGGTATGGATTGCCTTTATACGAAACGCCCGTTGGCTTCAATCACATTGCTGACTACATGATGTCGGAAGATGTATTGATCGGCGGCGAAGAATCGGGCGGTATCTCATTCAAAGGACATATCCCCGAAGGAGACGGCCCGATTATGGGGCTACTTCTTGTAGAAATGATCGCAGAATCAGGCAAGACCCTTCAAGGTATGATCGAAGAATTGCTCAATGATGTTGGCCCTGCTTATTATGAGCGTACCGACTTGCGCTTGAGTCGCCCGGTCGCCAAAGCTGAGATGACAAACATCTTGACGAAGCAGGCTCCAGCTGAGATCGGAGGCGAGAAAGTTACCGAGATCAGTCAACGTGATGGGGTCAAATACATCATGGCTGATGATTCATGGTTATTGATCCGTCCGTCCGGCACAGAACCCGTCCTACGCGTATATGCGGAGGGAAGAACACAAGAAATGGTCAAGGCGTTGCTAGGGTACGGCGAACAGGTTGCAAAAAGTACGGTATAA
- a CDS encoding DUF389 domain-containing protein gives MDYSDPTSQPIPESTQEFISARARRRRALRRAYFPTDEEERAALFTHLAKRAFPSYELFIFALVAGVILGLGYFLNSQGLLFFGILVAPLLTPWIGISLAIVAGAGRLFVQTILAFIVSSVLIFLSGILAGFATRVFPQPLTFNEAFLHSRLWWPDLCILAIGAVLITLSFVRSEQRPYLPSALVAYELFLPLCAAGFGLGSGVSELWPQGALVFLVHFAWATLFCIFTLFFLRFYPTSLSGFSFTGLALIVLIAWLAITTGAVDWIRIQTGLSTPKPDPTLQTTPTLPLVPTITPTITPQPVTAVIGVSTLTPSQTTTPNPRATKTSLTPAKSPTSTITAEPTPIIALIKAAEGGGAFIREKPSGKVLVTLGNGSTVTIIPNDLQEVNRVVWVHVFVTVNDTRVDGWMIQSVLVTATPIPNWEPSATPSPTSTQ, from the coding sequence ATGGATTATTCAGACCCCACATCGCAACCCATACCAGAATCAACACAGGAATTTATCTCTGCGCGTGCAAGAAGGCGAAGAGCTTTGCGTCGCGCCTACTTCCCAACAGACGAGGAAGAACGTGCGGCATTATTTACACATCTTGCAAAACGCGCTTTCCCTTCCTATGAACTTTTTATTTTTGCACTCGTTGCCGGCGTCATTCTAGGACTGGGATATTTTCTAAACTCACAAGGCCTGCTCTTCTTTGGCATTCTTGTTGCTCCTCTCCTGACACCATGGATCGGAATCTCGCTCGCCATTGTTGCCGGTGCTGGGCGGTTATTTGTGCAAACCATTCTGGCGTTTATCGTCAGCTCCGTACTGATCTTCCTCAGTGGTATTCTTGCTGGTTTTGCAACCCGAGTTTTTCCTCAGCCACTTACATTCAATGAAGCTTTTCTACACAGCCGCCTATGGTGGCCCGACCTTTGTATACTTGCCATTGGCGCAGTCCTCATCACTCTTTCATTTGTTCGATCAGAACAGCGTCCATACCTCCCCAGCGCTTTAGTTGCTTATGAATTATTTCTTCCTTTATGTGCGGCTGGCTTTGGTCTCGGTAGCGGTGTAAGTGAATTATGGCCGCAAGGTGCTCTCGTTTTTCTTGTACATTTCGCCTGGGCCACATTATTCTGTATCTTCACATTATTTTTTCTCCGCTTTTATCCCACTTCCCTAAGTGGGTTTTCATTTACTGGACTCGCTCTCATCGTTCTGATTGCATGGCTAGCAATTACTACAGGAGCCGTGGATTGGATAAGAATACAGACGGGTCTTTCTACGCCGAAGCCTGATCCTACGCTTCAAACTACGCCTACCCTGCCTCTTGTTCCTACGATCACTCCTACGATCACACCTCAACCTGTTACAGCAGTCATTGGCGTCTCAACCCTAACCCCATCGCAGACGACAACGCCAAATCCACGTGCAACAAAAACTAGCCTTACACCCGCCAAGTCGCCCACATCAACTATTACTGCTGAGCCAACTCCCATCATTGCGCTTATCAAAGCGGCTGAAGGAGGCGGTGCTTTCATTCGTGAGAAACCAAGCGGAAAGGTCCTTGTTACACTCGGCAACGGCTCCACCGTAACCATCATCCCTAATGATTTACAGGAAGTCAACAGAGTGGTTTGGGTCCATGTGTTTGTGACTGTCAACGATACACGTGTTGACGGATGGATGATCCAATCTGTTCTGGTCACAGCCACCCCCATACCCAACTGGGAACCTTCCGCTACACCATCACCAACATCCACACAGTAA
- a CDS encoding sugar transferase encodes MSIRSEFEKFPLIAVAKKIKKANSIVSRPQQWFLFVSALILSDAIMTFLAFWAAYYFRFDLFSQYFDPNGIVSFNTYQFLLYSIPFLWLVIFGLNGLYAKDNLLGGTQEYSKVFRSATVGFLLIVIAGFLGPNLVIARGWLLMTWAFTFLFVASARFGLRRLVYALRKHGFFLTPAVIVGANQEGRWLAEQLLKWETSGLHLVGFVDKKTPVTFPLFHDLVSLGTVEQLGEIIERYNVGEVILASSAISTRDYLLEIFRKYGVSDKVNIRMSSGLYEILTTGLTVSELAYVPLVYVNKVRLTGSDTLMKFLLDYVLTIGSLIVLSPFLLVFVVLVKLSSPGPAIHKRLVMGLNGKQFHAYKFRTMVVNGDEVLEQHPELKEELARTHKLKNDPRITKIGAFLRKFSLDELPQLFNVIKREMSLVGPRMISPAEVAMYKQFDMNLLTVLPGLTGVWQVSGRSDVSYEERVRLDMYYIRNWSIWLDLQILFQTIPAVLKSRGAY; translated from the coding sequence ATGAGCATTCGTTCTGAATTTGAAAAATTTCCTTTAATTGCTGTTGCTAAAAAGATCAAGAAAGCCAATTCGATCGTTTCCCGTCCACAGCAGTGGTTTTTGTTTGTTTCTGCGCTTATCCTGTCGGATGCGATTATGACATTCCTCGCATTTTGGGCGGCGTATTATTTCCGCTTTGATCTTTTCAGTCAATACTTTGACCCCAATGGCATTGTATCTTTCAATACATATCAGTTCTTACTTTATTCAATCCCATTCCTTTGGCTGGTGATTTTTGGGCTTAATGGATTGTATGCAAAAGACAATTTGTTAGGTGGCACTCAGGAGTATTCAAAGGTTTTCCGTTCAGCGACTGTAGGCTTTTTGTTGATCGTTATCGCAGGCTTTCTCGGACCCAATTTGGTGATCGCTCGCGGTTGGTTATTGATGACATGGGCTTTTACATTTTTATTTGTGGCTAGTGCGCGTTTTGGCTTGCGCAGATTGGTATATGCTCTTCGTAAACATGGATTTTTCCTGACCCCTGCCGTGATCGTTGGAGCCAATCAAGAGGGGCGTTGGCTTGCTGAGCAGTTGTTGAAATGGGAAACTTCTGGGTTGCATCTGGTTGGCTTTGTGGATAAGAAAACCCCGGTGACCTTCCCTTTGTTCCATGATCTGGTCTCTTTGGGTACCGTTGAACAATTGGGTGAGATCATTGAGCGTTATAATGTTGGTGAAGTGATTTTGGCATCAAGTGCCATTTCCACTCGTGACTATCTCCTTGAAATTTTCCGAAAATACGGTGTGTCAGACAAGGTTAATATTCGTATGTCTTCAGGGTTGTACGAAATTCTTACCACTGGTTTAACTGTCAGTGAGCTTGCTTACGTACCTTTGGTTTATGTAAACAAAGTGCGTTTGACTGGTTCTGATACACTGATGAAATTCCTCCTTGATTATGTCTTAACCATAGGTAGTTTGATTGTTTTGTCGCCGTTTTTGTTGGTTTTTGTTGTTTTGGTGAAGTTGAGTTCTCCAGGGCCAGCTATTCATAAGCGATTGGTAATGGGATTGAATGGAAAACAATTCCATGCTTACAAATTTAGAACTATGGTTGTCAATGGTGATGAAGTTTTGGAACAGCACCCAGAGTTGAAGGAAGAGCTTGCAAGGACTCATAAATTAAAGAATGATCCACGCATTACGAAAATTGGTGCATTCCTTCGAAAGTTCAGCCTCGATGAGCTTCCGCAGTTATTCAATGTTATAAAACGTGAAATGTCTTTGGTGGGGCCTAGAATGATCTCGCCCGCTGAAGTGGCTATGTACAAGCAATTTGACATGAATTTGTTGACGGTTCTTCCTGGTCTTACCGGTGTGTGGCAGGTAAGTGGACGTTCTGATGTATCTTATGAAGAGCGTGTGCGCCTCGATATGTATTACATCCGCAACTGGAGCATCTGGCTTGACCTTCAAATCCTGTTTCAAACGATCCCGGCAGTCCTCAAGAGCCGCGGGGCATATTAG
- a CDS encoding GHMP kinase: protein MIIVQTPLRISFFGGGTDFPSYFMEEGGCVLSSAIDKFIFLTIKERFDDKLRIGYTRTEMVDNIDQIQHELIREALRVTGITSGVEITTMGDIPSEGSGLGSSSTVAVGALNAMYSYQGEIASAERLAREACALEIDTLKKPIGIQDQYIAAYGGLRFFEFMPDGEVKTEKIHISVDARRALNDNFLLFFTGVSRSSSSILTEQKSNIRDRLSELREIKQMAYQARSYVETENFDALGELMHQSWELKKRLAGTISNSSINDMYEAARNAGAVGGKIAGAGGGGFLLLYVPYERQNKVRAALSGLQELPFRLETDGTKIIFNYRRS, encoded by the coding sequence TTGATTATCGTTCAAACTCCACTTCGTATCAGTTTCTTTGGCGGAGGCACAGACTTCCCATCCTATTTCATGGAAGAGGGGGGATGTGTCTTAAGTTCTGCCATTGATAAGTTTATCTTCTTGACCATCAAAGAGCGTTTTGATGACAAGCTTCGTATTGGGTATACCCGAACGGAAATGGTTGATAATATCGATCAGATTCAACATGAACTGATTCGTGAGGCCCTTCGCGTTACTGGCATTACCAGTGGCGTGGAAATTACCACAATGGGTGATATTCCATCTGAAGGCTCAGGTTTAGGATCTTCCAGCACTGTGGCAGTTGGTGCATTAAATGCCATGTATTCTTATCAAGGCGAGATAGCCTCAGCAGAGAGACTTGCTCGAGAAGCATGTGCTCTGGAAATTGACACATTGAAGAAACCCATAGGCATACAAGATCAGTATATTGCCGCATATGGTGGGTTGCGTTTCTTTGAGTTTATGCCTGATGGCGAAGTTAAAACGGAAAAGATCCATATTTCTGTTGATGCTCGACGGGCGTTGAACGATAACTTCTTGTTGTTTTTTACTGGTGTTAGTCGTAGTTCTTCTTCGATCCTCACGGAACAAAAAAGTAATATTAGGGACCGCTTAAGTGAGTTGCGTGAGATCAAACAAATGGCATACCAAGCCCGGTCTTATGTCGAGACCGAGAACTTTGATGCTTTGGGCGAGTTGATGCATCAATCGTGGGAATTAAAGAAGCGACTGGCAGGTACGATCAGTAACTCCAGTATCAATGACATGTATGAGGCGGCAAGAAATGCTGGGGCTGTCGGCGGTAAGATCGCCGGAGCTGGCGGCGGAGGTTTCCTACTATTGTATGTGCCATATGAGCGTCAAAATAAGGTTCGGGCCGCGCTATCTGGTTTACAGGAACTTCCCTTTAGACTGGAAACCGATGGCACCAAGATAATCTTCAACTATCGTCGTTCGTAG
- a CDS encoding SIS domain-containing protein, with product MEQIKNYISTLQSTIDELPISLIADVVNVLQRARIQGNQVFIMGNGGSASTSSHFVCDLAKNTRYEGLPHFRVIGLADNMEIFSAYANDEGYENVFSQQLINLIRPNDIVIAISASGNSRNVVNAVEEAQKYNATTIGFTGFDGGRLGQMVNIHIHVKSNIIEHVEDIHLMLEHMIVRTIKDQPFIGVENSSANAKLPVNALGA from the coding sequence ATGGAACAAATAAAAAACTATATATCAACACTTCAGAGCACTATAGATGAACTCCCTATTTCATTGATTGCTGATGTAGTCAACGTGTTACAACGCGCACGCATACAAGGTAATCAGGTATTCATTATGGGAAATGGCGGTTCGGCATCTACATCGTCGCACTTTGTTTGTGACTTGGCAAAGAACACACGTTATGAAGGACTTCCGCATTTTCGTGTAATTGGGCTTGCTGATAACATGGAAATATTTTCTGCCTACGCCAATGACGAAGGATACGAGAATGTCTTCTCTCAGCAATTGATCAATCTGATCAGACCCAATGATATTGTTATTGCCATTTCAGCCAGTGGTAACTCGCGAAATGTTGTAAATGCTGTGGAAGAAGCACAAAAATACAACGCCACAACGATTGGTTTCACGGGATTCGACGGTGGCCGTTTGGGACAAATGGTAAATATCCATATTCACGTGAAAAGCAATATCATTGAACATGTTGAGGATATTCATTTAATGCTGGAACACATGATTGTGAGAACTATTAAAGACCAACCCTTTATTGGTGTTGAAAATTCAAGTGCTAATGCAAAACTCCCTGTAAATGCTTTGGGCGCTTAA
- a CDS encoding HAD family hydrolase: MFPAIFLDRDGVIIENRSDYVRDWSHVSIFPEAIRALSNSNIKNYKIVIVTNQSAVGRGIISLGIAEDINNHLVNSIRDQNGRVDGAYICPHGPANDCDCRKPKPGLLLQAAKELSLDLRSSWMIGDAWSDIQAGQSAGVRGTIIVKTGRGSEQLLLPRPINVTDYLVCNDLSQAMNTIIAHDHGL, translated from the coding sequence ATGTTTCCAGCTATTTTTCTCGATCGCGATGGTGTCATCATTGAAAACCGTTCTGATTACGTCAGGGATTGGTCTCATGTCAGTATTTTTCCTGAAGCAATCCGCGCACTTTCAAATTCGAACATAAAAAACTACAAGATCGTGATCGTAACCAACCAGTCTGCTGTGGGACGAGGTATCATCTCACTCGGAATCGCAGAAGACATCAATAATCATCTCGTCAATTCAATTCGCGATCAAAACGGCAGAGTGGACGGGGCTTATATTTGTCCACATGGACCAGCGAATGACTGCGATTGCCGTAAACCCAAGCCTGGGCTTTTACTACAAGCCGCAAAAGAATTATCACTAGACTTGCGGAGCTCCTGGATGATCGGAGATGCCTGGAGTGATATTCAGGCGGGGCAATCAGCAGGCGTTCGAGGAACAATTATTGTAAAAACTGGTCGTGGTTCTGAACAATTATTATTACCACGACCAATAAACGTAACAGACTATCTAGTATGCAACGATCTTTCACAAGCCATGAATACGATCATTGCCCATGATCATGGCTTGTGA
- a CDS encoding acyltransferase — MIDKLRLYLQRQASSIPRYFYEQTVLFLFGWVPTIIGVGLRGLFYRLIMKMDGVAAIESRVRIRFANFIKLGHGVYIDEGTYLHACPQGIEIGDNTIVMHGAILHVYNFRDMPHSRIKIGRDSLIGEYSVIRGQGGVEIGDRVYTSPFTQIIAVNHVFDDPNRPFVDQGITAEGIVIEDDVWLGAGAVITDGVRVGKGAVVAAGAVVTKDVPPHVVVGGVPAKLIKNIDGNMIKSERKIYQTTKDGVL; from the coding sequence ATGATTGACAAACTTCGTTTATACCTGCAACGTCAGGCATCCTCTATTCCCAGATATTTCTACGAACAGACCGTTCTTTTTCTGTTCGGTTGGGTTCCAACGATCATTGGTGTTGGGCTGCGTGGATTGTTCTATCGCCTTATTATGAAAATGGATGGTGTCGCCGCTATTGAGAGCCGTGTCCGCATTCGGTTTGCAAACTTTATCAAACTTGGTCATGGCGTCTATATTGATGAAGGCACCTATCTTCATGCATGTCCGCAAGGGATTGAGATCGGTGATAATACAATTGTTATGCATGGAGCAATTCTGCACGTGTACAATTTTCGCGATATGCCGCATTCCCGAATCAAAATTGGACGCGATAGTTTGATCGGTGAATATTCTGTAATTCGTGGGCAAGGCGGCGTTGAAATTGGCGACCGTGTATATACATCACCGTTCACACAGATTATTGCAGTAAATCATGTGTTCGATGACCCCAACCGTCCTTTTGTTGACCAGGGGATTACAGCCGAAGGAATTGTTATTGAAGACGATGTTTGGTTGGGCGCCGGGGCAGTTATTACCGATGGAGTACGAGTGGGGAAGGGGGCTGTTGTGGCGGCTGGCGCAGTTGTAACAAAGGATGTCCCTCCTCATGTGGTTGTCGGTGGTGTCCCAGCAAAGTTAATAAAAAATATTGATGGAAATATGATCAAGTCTGAAAGAAAAATTTATCAAACAACAAAGGATGGAGTTTTATGA
- a CDS encoding glycosyltransferase family 2 protein, with the protein MTILSIVIPAYNEENGIREIAERVLAVEPSLQKVGVERMELLVVDDGSKDRTAEVAESIRGVTLIRHPKNKGYGAALKTGFSKASGELIGFLDADGTYPPEYFPQLCQSALGGSELVIGSRMAGEDSKMPLTRRIGNFFFANLLSILGRQKVTDSASGMRVFKREILEQIYPLPDGLNLTPVMSTRALHEGIKVVEVPIPYSERVGRSKLSVIRDGQVFLQSMVWTAMSYNPVRILGLVGLGGIGLAGLVFIGLLIARLNGVTTLGPWGVLALFTALVSSIAGINIFALGVTFNYLVSLFYNKPIRQGLFGKPIFKTPLDQQFGWMGGLSVLIGMIIAIVALALGINGWQIDRLWFYLLGSAMLFLAGIQLFVYWLLIRILEELNQRDVLTKHDLGVE; encoded by the coding sequence ATGACGATATTGTCTATTGTTATCCCTGCCTATAATGAAGAAAATGGGATACGGGAAATTGCAGAAAGAGTGCTTGCTGTTGAGCCTTCCTTGCAAAAGGTTGGCGTGGAACGTATGGAATTACTTGTTGTGGACGACGGTTCAAAGGATCGCACAGCTGAAGTTGCGGAGAGTATTCGTGGGGTCACATTGATCCGCCACCCTAAAAATAAGGGATATGGCGCGGCATTGAAGACCGGTTTTTCCAAAGCTAGCGGCGAATTGATCGGGTTTCTGGATGCGGATGGTACGTATCCGCCAGAATATTTTCCGCAATTATGCCAATCAGCTTTGGGTGGTTCTGAACTCGTGATTGGTTCACGTATGGCGGGTGAGGACAGCAAAATGCCATTAACCAGGCGAATTGGTAATTTCTTCTTTGCCAATTTGTTGTCTATTTTGGGCCGCCAAAAAGTTACCGATAGCGCCAGCGGGATGCGTGTTTTCAAGCGTGAAATTCTTGAACAGATATATCCTTTACCGGATGGATTGAACCTAACTCCTGTCATGAGTACACGTGCCCTACACGAGGGGATCAAAGTTGTTGAAGTTCCAATACCTTACAGTGAGCGTGTGGGCCGTTCTAAGTTGAGTGTGATCCGTGATGGACAGGTGTTCCTCCAAAGTATGGTATGGACAGCCATGTCCTATAACCCGGTTCGTATCTTGGGTTTAGTGGGTTTGGGCGGCATTGGCCTTGCTGGTCTCGTATTTATCGGATTATTGATCGCAAGGTTAAATGGTGTTACCACGCTTGGCCCATGGGGCGTCCTCGCTCTGTTTACAGCTTTGGTTTCATCCATTGCGGGAATTAATATCTTCGCATTAGGTGTTACATTTAACTACCTTGTATCATTATTCTATAATAAACCAATACGACAAGGATTATTTGGAAAGCCTATCTTCAAAACGCCTCTAGATCAACAGTTTGGTTGGATGGGCGGTTTATCTGTGCTTATTGGTATGATAATTGCCATAGTTGCATTGGCGCTTGGTATAAACGGTTGGCAAATTGACCGTCTGTGGTTCTATTTGTTGGGCAGTGCTATGCTTTTTCTGGCAGGTATCCAGCTTTTTGTTTATTGGCTACTCATAAGGATACTTGAAGAGTTGAATCAAAGAGATGTGCTCACAAAGCATGATCTTGGCGTTGAATAA
- a CDS encoding radical SAM protein, which translates to MTSNDPQSVNMGSRLTPKLRMVDFPNADEIVHNGLLNAPRSEEAVDIMLVNPPTPDGELWIRTQHRVGRRTRENMVWPQVSLAQMAALLHPVYKVKVVDCNAERMGWPEFTKLLDKYQPKYYLTQMTAPTLENDMYGCFLAHARGAKTIAFGTHITPIPVETMRPYPSLDFALVGEPDLTIRDLLDHLEGKIEERSPQIKTMFEKDPTYKPSFNEDGSVNLRGIKGIAWRNKDEILLNFPRPFVADLDDMPIPMHELLPLQSYRMPYIKGPFTFIVTSRGCPAGCTYCIKHVSYQYSTRIRSPKLIMEEMWVLKKLGINNIHMYADLFTVNRDQVIELCKLMIEEKIDLHWTSNSRVDFVDEEMLTLMGKAGCRLISWGIESGNEAILKHARKGADPAKAERALRWAKNAGIMNWGYFIIGLPGETEATIRETIDFAKKLPLDIALFHVAAPYPGTPFFFEVVKNNWFRPGTRWEQVDMDKGTVLDYPDLSAERLLYWQKRAFREWAFRPGPAFTYLKMLLYDWSTLKTALNVGMQHIFWSTSDSGAPVGGAS; encoded by the coding sequence ATGACATCAAATGATCCTCAATCTGTAAATATGGGAAGTCGCCTGACCCCGAAGCTTCGTATGGTGGATTTCCCGAATGCTGACGAGATCGTTCACAACGGACTCTTGAACGCGCCTCGCTCCGAAGAAGCGGTTGATATCATGCTCGTAAACCCTCCCACCCCTGACGGGGAGCTTTGGATTCGTACCCAACACCGGGTTGGGCGCCGCACTCGTGAGAACATGGTTTGGCCTCAGGTGTCGTTGGCGCAAATGGCCGCGTTATTGCACCCGGTCTACAAAGTCAAAGTTGTAGACTGTAATGCCGAACGGATGGGTTGGCCGGAATTCACGAAATTGCTGGATAAATATCAGCCAAAATATTACTTGACGCAAATGACTGCGCCGACTCTCGAAAATGATATGTATGGTTGTTTCCTAGCTCATGCTCGTGGTGCAAAGACAATTGCTTTTGGCACACACATCACACCCATCCCTGTGGAGACAATGCGTCCGTATCCCTCTCTCGACTTTGCTCTGGTCGGTGAACCTGACCTCACAATCCGTGACCTGCTCGATCACCTTGAAGGCAAGATCGAAGAGCGCTCTCCGCAGATCAAGACCATGTTTGAAAAAGATCCAACCTATAAACCATCCTTTAATGAAGATGGTAGTGTTAACTTGCGTGGGATCAAGGGTATTGCATGGCGTAACAAGGATGAGATCCTTTTGAACTTCCCGCGCCCATTCGTTGCTGACCTGGACGATATGCCGATCCCTATGCATGAGCTGTTGCCTCTGCAGTCTTATCGCATGCCGTATATTAAGGGACCGTTTACCTTCATCGTAACGAGCCGCGGCTGTCCTGCCGGGTGTACCTACTGTATCAAGCATGTAAGTTACCAATATTCAACCCGTATTCGCTCACCCAAGTTGATCATGGAAGAGATGTGGGTGTTGAAGAAGCTTGGCATCAATAATATTCATATGTATGCCGACCTGTTTACAGTGAATCGCGACCAGGTTATTGAGTTGTGCAAACTAATGATCGAGGAAAAAATTGACCTTCATTGGACTTCCAATAGCCGCGTTGACTTTGTGGACGAAGAGATGCTGACATTGATGGGCAAAGCAGGCTGTCGTTTGATCTCATGGGGTATTGAAAGCGGCAACGAAGCAATATTAAAGCATGCCCGCAAAGGCGCAGACCCTGCAAAAGCAGAACGAGCATTGCGCTGGGCAAAAAACGCCGGCATCATGAATTGGGGTTACTTTATCATTGGTTTGCCCGGCGAAACAGAAGCGACTATTAGAGAGACCATCGACTTTGCCAAAAAACTTCCCTTGGATATTGCCCTCTTCCATGTCGCTGCGCCCTATCCGGGTACGCCGTTCTTCTTCGAAGTGGTAAAGAATAATTGGTTCCGTCCTGGAACACGCTGGGAACAAGTGGATATGGATAAAGGCACAGTTTTGGACTACCCTGACCTCTCAGCAGAGCGATTACTTTACTGGCAGAAACGTGCTTTCCGCGAATGGGCGTTCCGCCCTGGCCCCGCTTTCACGTATTTGAAAATGTTGCTATATGATTGGTCCACGTTGAAAACTGCACTCAATGTAGGGATGCAACACATCTTCTGGTCCACTTCAGATTCGGGCGCACCTGTAGGTGGTGCAAGTTAG